The stretch of DNA GCGACTTCCTACTAGATTTAAAAAGTAGAACAATCGTGTAATATTtgcataataaaaaaacaaaaacaagatatttaaataaaaaatctcaaattgTGTTTGTTTGCCGCaacaaattaattcaaagaaaaatataataatatataaaaaaaatcatcaatttaCAGAGGAAGATGAGGCATCAGGAAAAAATACTGAAAAGAGGTTAAAAAGATTGGTAAGCATTTATTTTTATCACAAAAGTATATGAAGATAGCGTAATAGTATAGTGTGCTGTTGTTTGTTTTTGACAAAAGTTTACTCTTGTTTGTTAGTTCTTatctttatttttgtattatttcaCTTAATAGCTTCATTCTCGAATATCACATGGAGACGTGCGCCAAATGCAAAATCTATATCCACAATATgtcattataaaaattttaattttgatcaattctatattttttttttggagagatatgaaatttgttttaaaagtatAGTTTACGCcaacttataaatttttaaagtaatcttattagaatattttatatactcCCATTTTCTAAGAGATTAGGTCCTCTATAGTTAAGTAAAATGACGAAAGGAAAGACCATTATTTTCAATAAACCcctgatttttattatatataaaaaagaaataaactcataattttttatcgtatatctttatcatatttatatttaatttactaaTTAATACTTATTTTGTCTCATTTTAATTGACTGATTTGAGTTGggtatagttttttaaaaaataattaatttttattttattttaatcataaataaatatacaataaataaatatatattaataaaaaaattaattaatgttatattagtattataaaatgacaaataatttgagattaaaaaaatacaaataagaCATGTAAAATAAAACAGGTGGAGTATTAAAttagtccaaaaatatagagCAGCTCTTGATATgttttgttacattttttttataagacgTCTTTTAAATGTTTAGAAATATTAATGATTTGTTAACTCACATAcctctaaataatttttttttgtttgcaattataaaaaaaataccacTCTCTATTTCACAATATTTGTAAGTTGATCGTTTCACATATATATCaagaaaaaatgataaacaagaacaaaaatgaaaattattttttgaaataatatttttaattattgattgattTTCATTATCGCAAATGTAAAgtagaaaaataataacttaagagttgtatatataatattaattagatgatataaaagataaaaagtaattaatattatattaaaaatgacaattattttagaaaaaaggttaaaaatgaaaattatttttataattttttattataaaaattatatttttgataaattgtgtttttttgggAAGATatgaaattagttttaaaagtaTAGTTTACGTCAActtattaaaattttttaagTAATCTTAATTGAAAGACGTTCGACAATATAGTCGTTATGTTAGTTTAGTCCGTTAATGAGGTTGACGTAGACGTTAACCGTTTATGTGGTGAGTCTAACTATTAGCCAATAAAATTGAAACTCagtttaaaaaagaaaacacaaaTTCTATTATAATTGCAACTGTAACAtctctattaaaataatttatccatGTTCTTCCTCCATGATTCATATCTTCTTCTTTCAAGAACATTCATTTATCTAATTTATTCTTCTTCCACTTTCATGGTGTTCAAATCgtagaaaataaacaaaaaaaataacttattcTTCTTCATCCATGGATTGAAGTTTGAACCCGATGATTCTCAATTGTTATTGTGAAAGAAAAGTTTTTGTTAGAGTTGTTGcatctaaaaataactttggaaGAAAATTCTTTTCATGCTCCTTGCCAAAGTAATTTCACAATATTTTCATTTCCCCAATTTTTTCTATGGATATCTCAAAGTTTACTCactaatttctttaattttatccTCCAAACTGAGACACAAGATGGACAAATCATTGAAATTTACTACTTTCACGATCTGGACCAATTCATGAAGATTAAAGATTGTTCCAAGAGGTATATGTCCAATGAGATGCATCATGAACTAGAAAATAAGAATGATAACTTAATGATTGTATTGCAATTTTTAATATGACTTTAGGGATCAAATTGCTAGTAAGGGAACAATTTTACGAAACAATTTGATGATTTACtcaataaataacaatatattaataaaaaataattaataatgtattgatattataaaataataaataatttaagataaaaaatggCAAATTAATAAGcatttaaaatactaaattagTCTATaagacatattttttataaaacattgGATGTCCCAATCCAAATCACTCGATTAAATCTTTGAGGACTAAgttgattgatatttttaatttaagagattcaaagataaaatgcctatttattttatattaagagTACAAGATGGCAAACATTTTGACGTCATAATTTGGACTGATAAATTATCTTTTTGACGTCATCATTCTTCTATATAAACTGTTCTCTAGTGCTTAAATTGTCATAACAAATCCATCATCCtattattaaacaaattgaATATTTGAGAAAAAAGTAAGATTAATTGTGATAACCATGGCAAGTACTACTAGAAGCTTAATCTTTGCAACATTAATGGTTACTACATGCATCTTAATGTTAGGAATTTCAGCTCAATTTGAATGTGGTCGTGACTTGATTGGAATGTTACATGAATGTAAAGGCGTTGCTAGAAAAGATGGACAATCAACTCCACCCTCAGAAGTTTGTTGCGTAGCAGTGAGCGGTTTTGATGCTTCATGTTTATGCAAGTATGTCACTTCTGATATGGTGGATCGTGTATTAGACATGGACAAAGCAATTAGTCTTTTTAGGACTTGCGATTCCAAAAATGTTCCTAACGACAAGTGTGGACGTAAGTtacttttctttctattatttCTTACTTATTAAAATTCTTCGtcgataataaaaaatttatttggttGTCAGAAATTTTCTAATAATGTCAAATATAAATGTCATATTTCAGCTTATGATATTCCTGAAGCTGCTCCTGCAAAGGCATGATGACAACATTCGACGCATAAATGCAACTTGTGTTATAGCTTCACATCCATTATCTCTatcaaattatcaataaatgataCAAGCTATGcgtctttttattatttattaatgaataaattattcatGAGTCCTTGAGTTGTATTTACCGAGTTCAATTACTCATCTTAGTGtattgactttaaaaaaaatattatttaatgtttgcgttaattttattttctattcttTCATGCTCTTCAATACgacttgtttattttatttgtacttTTTCACCATCAAAAGGAATAATCACCGTTCAACATATTTAGCTACAAATTagaataatgataaaaattaaagacgaaaaaaataaaattagtgttTAAATTTCGCATAACTAACAATTTAGTTACAATGTTAAagacaaattttatctttttattaggATGAATGCCTTTTTCAACTTTTTCTATAGAGGTATATCTTCTTAACTatacaatcaaatcaaatattaaaattggaGAATTTATTTTAGGCATTTATTGTTTTGGAGACCAATCAACAACACAAGCTTATCTTTATGGAAAATGGTACTCCCTGCATCTTATAATGATTGATTCAATTTACCattctatattaattaaaaaatgtataaaaaaaatagagggaatgatatttttattatttagagggcacaattgaaaaaatgtaattatactatattataaattgtcagtgataattatttttgagacaaattaattttataaataaattaatcattgtGGAACGGAAAAATTAAATAGAACCTACGAATCAATTTTCCTTTAAATGTCGCAAATGAGCGGTGGTGTAATTGGCTTCTTACTAAGAGTTTATTTCTCTCTCGAAATTTCGTTCCTCCCCATTCATAAATACTCATAGTCATACAAACATGtctattcttttttgttttttaaatcaaatatattttattaaagatgatTGATTCGGTTGATAAAAAATTGACTCATAATTCACAAAGACATAAATTAAACTTTAGTGGTAACATAAAAGCGTTATTTGTAAATACATATATCTAATTTGTAACTATCTATATCAATGCAATCTAAAGTTGAAAGTCTATTTGACTCTAATGATCTTTGAgatcaaactttttaaaaaaatttatttaaaaatttaaatatattatttttgtctctataaaatatttttactctaTGTTTAGTGACATCCCCGTGTTAACCATCTCATTTTTTTCTGTATAAActatctatttaatttatttaaaaaattatataaaaggtGATTTTTGATTTatcaacaatataaaaaaatattaaataaaaaaagcaatatagaaaaatgtatatcaaaatcaaataattaatatctatgttttaaggacaagaaaataaaattatcattttatttgttaaatttatcctgctttataattaataataaaaaccaTAAACATGAGACTTTGTGATCATGCATGCAATTCATGCTAATGGCCTCTCGTGCCATATAAAACACTACTCTATAGCCAAGGAGTATTAGCTATAGCAACACACTTAAATTTCGATATAATTCACTAAACTATATATAGGtttcacataaattaatttgagGAAACATAAAGATTTCAactaatagaaaaaaaaaaaaaaaactaatcaaaACAAGACTAGACGTTGTAATAATCAACTCCAATAATAGGTGTAATCGATGTGAATCAAATCCTAGAAATCATTGTAAGTGTATGTTTAGTTCAAAAGAGAAATTGTGAAGAGAAAAATGAGTAAGAGAAAGTgggagaagagagaaagatgttataattaaaatagatttgAGTTGTTTGCAGTGGCGTGgtttaaattgaattattggagtgatcaaatttttaaaattttaaaggataaataaaaaattataatattaattgtacACAAGAATCTTAACGGGGTAGTAGATCAAATTTTGGTTGATGTTTttactaattaaaaattagtttttaaaaattaatttttttcaaacactaaattttttagagtttaattgttatgttttaTCAGTGTAAAATGTTTTACACTTCAGCACATCGCAAACATCTATAAGCGtgacttaaaaataattatgataaaaatcaaattgttttataaatctgacatttaatatttatttaacagtgtaaaatatatttacatctTTGATACGTacaaattaaatctaaatttttacattattaatacAACTTTCTTAACTTTAAGGACAAAAAcgatatatataattattaaatatatttaaacacaacacattgtttaatatatcaatatttacaCAACGCCGATAAATGGTAATGATTTGATTTGAATATTAGacgatctattttaaaattatgtgaaACTATATCTTCAATCAATAACCGTTTGATGGACAAGATAAAAGACATGATAAGAATAGGTTATCATATCATGTCTGAATCCAATGTTTGATGAACcaatataatatgataaattaattcataattCTATCATATCATTTATCTCTAGTTGAAATTTATATCCTGAATATGAGTGAGTTAGAAACCCCCTTGTTGTATCCTAGCGACGAACATGGATTCACTCCCTAATTGTATGGGGCATAACTATCATGAGGACTATTCCCCATTCGATGGCGAGGGTGTTGGAGTAAGCCCTAACACCAATCTATTTGACATAGATTATTATTCGTATcatgaatttaattcatatatctaATTTAGGGCACATGTACAAGGcatcattttttatgttattaatattaGAATATAATAAAGTCCTTAGAATAGATAGTTTATTCAATAGAACATCAAGTGTGACTTAATCGTGAGACTTTATTGAACATTAAGAATGCTTTTCTTAAAGTATCcatagtaaaattattattgttaattggGACCACAATAATATATCGAGACTATTATGTGAGTATACTGATGATCACAGCTCATAGGTCATAGATATGCGATATCAAGTCATCTCATTGGTATAAATATTAGGGGTAATATTTATACTagattgtgttgagacaaaatcccaaattaatgttttgatgatacttaaagaaaaggttaattaagacttctaattatgattctaagtgttttggtatttaacatgtgtatttgagtgtgttaaaccAGATAGGTACCAAGCATTACAAACCAGgtcttattaaaataaatgaaagcCAAATCAGTGAAACAAAGAACGTTATTGACAaatttctggaaaacgaagaatgttctccacaTTTGCAGATTAACAAGATTGATCAGATTCCTATATAAAAGATTAGATCCAGGAATTGTAATCCATTTCATATCTTCATCAGAAATAtacaaggatcaatctaagcaaGAATTACTCCAGAATTCGAAGACAAAACACTTTGATTCACAAAGTacataaagcaagatcattctccaagttaagCAAGTTTAAGTACAAACTACCAGGCTAGAAATGACACTACTGTTGTACTTTCACACAGACCTGCACACGTGATTCAAGACATGTGATCACTTCGAACAACTATCAAGATCTGAACATAAGCCAACTTATCCCAAGACAAAttcgaagaatgttcttggttcacaagaacattcttgttttcagcaagaacattcttgctttaTGGTTGACCTTATCCATTCACTTATTCATGACAACTAGACTATTTCCAACGGCCAAATGAGCTGTCATAAGCTCTCTTGAAACCTATAAATAAAGCCTCACAATGAAGAACAAATCAGAGCTCAAAGTGCCAAGCAAAACATCACTCATACAATCATACTGGAATCCCCATGAGCTTCTCAACCATTCTATGTTTCAGTTATGTTCTTAGTGAGATATTAGAATCAGTTCTCACTGAGTTCGAAAATATAGAATCTATTCtgaaacaagagttgagcataccagattctaacaatctcaaaaatcattactttgtaaTAGATCAAGATTGATATGTGAAAGCTTtgtgaaaaccaagaatgttttttctttcagcactagacgtaacccgtgttgggtgaaccatgacatatccttgtgtgatctctttttccttatctctatttactttttgtctcataatcaattttatattgataagttaatattgttgttttctttccactaaccaaaaacgttcttcgtttgtaaccaagatcaatcttgagttaaacattttagtttttaacagGAACTTTTAAAAaagggcaattataattcaaactcccttccttataattgacattcaGGAAGATAATGTCAAAAGATAAATACATTGCTGAAGGAGGGTCATCAAAGAGACTACCATACTTTGATGGCTCAGATTATTATTTCTGGAAAAGCAAAATACAGTCGTTTCTAAAGTCACAGGACActggaatgtggcgcatcatcaCAAAGGGAGATTTCATACCAGAAGTAGATCCAATTGATTCAACAtctgctgaaaagaaagaagcagattGGATAGTAGATGAAAAATCTAAagtacttctaaactcaaaagctcaattatCTACTAATGagtctttttattatttactaatgaataaattattcatGTCATGCgtcttttgagttgtatttatCTGAGTACAATGATTCATCTTagtgtattaatttaaaaataaataaaaatattatttagtattcgtgttaattttattttatctactTTTATGCCATATAATACAACTTGttcgttttattttatattttttcacttCCGAAGAGAATTATCACCATTGAACGTATTTAactacaaattaaaacaatgaCAAAAGTTTAAgacgaaaaaataaaattaatctttaaataatttagCATATTATTATGATGTTAAAGAcgaattttatctttttatta from Cicer arietinum cultivar CDC Frontier isolate Library 1 chromosome 3, Cicar.CDCFrontier_v2.0, whole genome shotgun sequence encodes:
- the LOC101499559 gene encoding uncharacterized protein, which produces MASTTRSLIFATLMVTTCILMLGISAQFECGRDLIGMLHECKGVARKDGQSTPPSEVCCVAVSGFDASCLCKYVTSDMVDRVLDMDKAISLFRTCDSKNVPNDKCGPYDIPEAAPAKA